The nucleotide sequence TGAGTGATTCAAACCAGATTCTGCCATAGCAATTGCCAAAACAAACCTTTCGTTTACACCATACTTCTGAGCAGCTTTTTCTAAAAGATCTTTAATAAAAGATCTTTTGTAATTAGGGTTATTAATAACATTACTAAAAAAAGTTGGCCTATTCTTGTATACAATTTGACCATTTTCTATTGTAGCATATATATTTGAAGCAAAACATATATTATAATAACCCAAAAATAAAGACAAAGCAATCAAATATTTCATTTTAATTTTTGAATCAATTTTTTAGCTTCTCGATTTTGCGGATCAGTTTTTAGCACATCAAGAGCTATTTTTTTTGCTTTTAAATTATAACCCAAAGCTTGATAAATTCTTGCAAGATGCAAGGCTATTGTATTTTCTGGTTTTTTTAATAATTTATTAGCTTTTTCCAAATAATACAAAGCTTGCTTTAATTTGCCTTCTTTAAAATATCCCCAACCTAAACTGTCTAAATAGTATGGATTATTTGGCTGAAGTTTTAAAGCTTTTTTAACCATTTCTATGCCAGCCTTCAAATCAATATTTTCATCAATATAAAGGTACCCCAAATAATTTAGCACTTCCGGATCATTTGGATTGATTCTTAGAGCTTCATTTAAAAAATGAATTGCTTTTTGTTTATCATGTTTTTTGTCATAATATACATCAGCTAAATAAAAATATATTTTTTCTTTATCTTTTATTACTTTAGTTGAATTTTTGAGTGCATCAATCAATCCATCCCAATCTTTTTGCTGATTCAATATATAAAAATACGTTTTGTATAGTTCTTCATTTGGGTTTAGTTCAATAGCCTTTTGAATTGTCTCTATAGCTTTTTGAGGTTCTTTTAGCTCAAGGTAACAAAGAGCTTTTTTAGCTTGAGCATCAGTATACAAATCGCTGGCAAAATCAACATCAGATAGTTCAAGCAACGCTTGTTTATAATTTTTTAAACTAAAATAAGCTACACCTAAAAAATACTTCAAAGTTGGCGAATGTTCTATATCTGGATTATTACTTAAAAGATCCACAGTTTCTTTATAATTTTTGTTTTGCAAAAGTAAATAAGAAAGTCTTTCAAGATTTATCTGAGATCTATCTAAATTATAAGCTTTTCTATAGTATTCTATTGCCTTTTTTAAATCCTTGTCTATTGAATAATAAATACTTGCTAAAGTAGTATAAACATAAACCTCTTCTTCTTTATTCTTGTTAGGCAATTTTAGAAAATCCTCATAATATTTTAATGCTTTAGTATAATTATTGTGCTGAGCATATAAATCGCCTAAAGCAATGTATGCTTTTGGATATTTATAGCTCGCTGACATTTGAAGATAATTTAATGCATTGTTATCAAGATCAAATTTATAATAAACCTGAGAAATATAAAAATACACTTCACCTTTATCGCTAAATTGCCTAGCTTGCATTAAATAATTTATTGCATTGTTTATATCACCAAGCTGAGCATATAATATAGCAATATTTTTGTATACGTCAAAAGTTTTTATGCCAGATTTAACTAAAACATCAATGGCTTTTTGATATTGTTTTTGAATAACATAAACATCAGAAAGCAATAGATACAGTTGATTGTCTTTTGGATAATTTTCTATTGCTTTTTGCAAAACTTCCTGAGCTTTATTAAAATCTCTAAATCTTATTAGCATATTTACAAATTCAATAAAAAAATGTTTTTTTGGATTATTTTTTAAAAATAATTCGTACTGTTTTATACCCTCTTTTATATTATTATTATAAAAGTATGTATATGCCATTAAGTAATGATAATCACTGCTATTTGAATATTGTTTCAAATCTAGTTCTTTAATATTATACGATGTACTAGCAGAAGGCATACTAGCACAAGATGAAAGCATTAAAATAATTGCACTACAGTAACAGAATGTTTTAATATTCTTTTTTAACATACTCTTCAACCTGTTCAACAAAACTATCAAGCAAATCACTTTCTCTAACTTTTTTAACAATTTTACCATTCTGGATAATTAGACCAAAATGCCTCCCACCAGCTATTGCTAAATCTGCTTCTTTAGCCTCGCCCAATGCGTTTACAACACATCCCATAATTGCCACCTTTATTGGTTTTTTTATATGTGCCAATCTTTCTTTCACCTGTTTTGTTAATTCAATTAAATCTATTTCTATTCTACCACAAGTTGGACAAGAAATAAACTCTATTGATTGTTTTTTTCTTAAACCTAAAGCATTTAAAATCTCAAAAGCAACATCAATTTCTTTTTCTGGACTATCCGTTAAAGATATTCTTATTGTATCACCAATACCTTCTCTTAATAAAACGCTAACAGCACAAGTTGATTTTATTATACCTTCAAAATCACCTCCCGCTTCTGTCAGGCCTATATGTAAAGGATAATCAACCATAGAAGATATTTTTTCA is from Desulfurella sp. and encodes:
- a CDS encoding tetratricopeptide repeat protein, producing the protein MLKKNIKTFCYCSAIILMLSSCASMPSASTSYNIKELDLKQYSNSSDYHYLMAYTYFYNNNIKEGIKQYELFLKNNPKKHFFIEFVNMLIRFRDFNKAQEVLQKAIENYPKDNQLYLLLSDVYVIQKQYQKAIDVLVKSGIKTFDVYKNIAILYAQLGDINNAINYLMQARQFSDKGEVYFYISQVYYKFDLDNNALNYLQMSASYKYPKAYIALGDLYAQHNNYTKALKYYEDFLKLPNKNKEEEVYVYTTLASIYYSIDKDLKKAIEYYRKAYNLDRSQINLERLSYLLLQNKNYKETVDLLSNNPDIEHSPTLKYFLGVAYFSLKNYKQALLELSDVDFASDLYTDAQAKKALCYLELKEPQKAIETIQKAIELNPNEELYKTYFYILNQQKDWDGLIDALKNSTKVIKDKEKIYFYLADVYYDKKHDKQKAIHFLNEALRINPNDPEVLNYLGYLYIDENIDLKAGIEMVKKALKLQPNNPYYLDSLGWGYFKEGKLKQALYYLEKANKLLKKPENTIALHLARIYQALGYNLKAKKIALDVLKTDPQNREAKKLIQKLK